A genomic region of Luteibacter aegosomatissinici contains the following coding sequences:
- a CDS encoding mismatch-specific DNA-glycosylase: protein MSDADSAQHILPDVLEPGLRLVFCGTAAGTRSARDGAYYAHPGNMFWRALHAIGLTPRLFAPAEYPLMRGFGIGFTDLAKYHHGNDNQLPRDAFDVEALQAKVRTFAPRIIAFTSKQAGMAALGKGIATGRQPERFGGANAWVLPSPSGQARGSWNLATWRAMADEVLQIPPGVDR, encoded by the coding sequence ATGAGCGATGCCGATTCCGCGCAACACATCCTGCCCGACGTGCTTGAGCCGGGCCTTCGCCTTGTGTTTTGCGGCACGGCGGCAGGCACACGCTCCGCACGTGATGGCGCGTATTACGCGCATCCGGGCAACATGTTCTGGCGCGCGCTGCACGCCATAGGGCTCACACCGCGGCTGTTCGCACCGGCCGAGTACCCACTGATGCGGGGTTTCGGCATCGGTTTTACCGACCTCGCGAAATATCATCACGGTAACGATAATCAGCTGCCGCGCGATGCATTCGATGTTGAAGCACTGCAAGCGAAGGTCCGGACGTTCGCGCCACGCATCATCGCCTTCACCAGCAAGCAGGCGGGTATGGCCGCACTCGGTAAAGGCATTGCGACCGGACGGCAACCCGAACGCTTCGGCGGCGCGAACGCGTGGGTACTCCCCTCACCCTCCGGCCAGGCCCGCGGCTCGTGGAACCTCGCGACCTGGCGGGCGATGGCGGATGAAGTGCTTCAGATACCGCCCGGCGTCGACCGGTAG
- a CDS encoding mechanosensitive ion channel family protein codes for MNSSDWMPDVSHPWTRFALVIIIALVVAGLIHRVSDALLRRLALRHPMGASIVAKANTPLEAIVPLVMVLLAFRVAPDEPARLIDGLEHLLGVGLIGACTWFLVRCIGAVEATVSRFNPIDLEDNLRARRLQTQSRVLARTGMVVTVVLGIGVALMTFPAVRQFGASLLASAGIAGIAVGLAAKPVLGNLIAGIQIALTQPIRIDDVVIVEGEWGKVEEITSTYVVVKIWDERRMIVPLQYFIETPFQNWTRTSSQILGSVLLWFDYGLPLEPLRGELERICKGASEWDGRVMVMQVVDSNDKGMQIRALVSSSNSGKSFDLRCKVREGLIAFVRRESPAYLPRLRGDLESQVRGVEAAPVPFTAKRSGRVYGQG; via the coding sequence ATGAACTCCTCCGACTGGATGCCCGACGTCTCGCATCCGTGGACGCGTTTTGCGCTGGTGATCATCATCGCGCTCGTGGTCGCGGGCCTCATCCATCGCGTTTCCGACGCCTTGTTGCGCCGGCTTGCGTTACGGCATCCCATGGGTGCCAGCATCGTAGCGAAGGCGAACACGCCGCTGGAGGCCATCGTGCCACTGGTCATGGTGCTGCTGGCCTTTCGCGTGGCGCCCGACGAGCCAGCGCGACTGATCGATGGGCTGGAGCACCTGCTTGGGGTGGGCCTGATCGGCGCGTGTACGTGGTTCCTCGTGCGCTGTATCGGTGCGGTTGAGGCCACGGTGTCGCGCTTCAACCCGATCGACCTCGAAGACAACCTGCGTGCGCGGCGCCTGCAGACCCAATCGCGCGTGCTGGCGCGGACGGGCATGGTGGTGACCGTGGTGCTGGGCATCGGCGTGGCGCTGATGACATTCCCCGCCGTCCGGCAGTTCGGCGCCAGCCTCCTGGCCTCGGCGGGTATCGCAGGCATCGCCGTGGGCCTTGCCGCCAAGCCGGTGCTGGGCAACCTGATCGCCGGCATCCAGATCGCACTGACCCAACCCATCCGCATTGATGATGTCGTGATCGTCGAGGGTGAGTGGGGCAAGGTGGAAGAGATCACCAGCACCTACGTCGTGGTGAAGATCTGGGATGAGCGGCGGATGATCGTGCCGTTGCAGTACTTCATCGAGACCCCGTTCCAGAACTGGACGCGTACCTCGTCACAGATCCTTGGCTCGGTGCTGCTATGGTTCGACTACGGCCTGCCGCTGGAGCCATTGCGTGGCGAGTTGGAGCGCATCTGCAAGGGTGCCTCCGAGTGGGATGGCCGGGTCATGGTGATGCAGGTAGTGGACAGTAACGACAAGGGCATGCAGATCCGCGCCCTGGTCAGTTCGTCGAACTCTGGCAAGTCGTTCGACCTGCGCTGCAAGGTTCGCGAGGGCCTCATCGCCTTCGTCCGCCGTGAGTCCCCCGCCTACCTGCCACGCCTGCGCGGCGATCTGGAAAGCCAGGTCCGCGGCGTCGAAGCTGCCCCGGTCCCTTTCACTGCCAAGCGATCAGGCCGGGTGTATGGACAAGGCTGA
- a CDS encoding DUF1003 domain-containing protein, whose product MSSNEHTPEHAAHRWFAKSLDDLGHAERHLLDRLMQRKLVAENINEVFREDMSFGERLADKVSRFGGSWTFIIVFALILLAWTGANSWVLHKPFDPYPYIFLNLMLSMLAAVQAPVIMMSQNRQAAKDRMDATNDYKVNLKAEIEIMGLHEKLDQMRNDQLQLMLMKQQEQIDLLLKLVRERGD is encoded by the coding sequence ATGTCCAGCAACGAACACACCCCTGAACACGCCGCCCACCGCTGGTTCGCAAAAAGTCTCGATGACCTGGGCCACGCCGAACGCCACCTGCTCGACCGCCTGATGCAGCGCAAGCTGGTGGCGGAGAACATCAACGAGGTTTTCCGCGAGGATATGAGCTTTGGCGAGCGCCTGGCCGACAAGGTGTCGCGCTTTGGTGGCTCGTGGACGTTCATCATCGTGTTCGCGCTGATTCTGCTGGCATGGACGGGCGCGAACAGCTGGGTCTTGCACAAGCCATTCGATCCGTACCCGTACATCTTCCTCAACCTGATGCTGTCGATGCTGGCGGCGGTGCAGGCGCCGGTGATCATGATGAGCCAGAACCGCCAGGCGGCGAAGGATCGGATGGATGCGACGAACGACTACAAGGTGAACCTGAAGGCCGAGATCGAGATCATGGGCCTGCATGAGAAGCTGGACCAGATGCGTAACGACCAGCTGCAGTTGATGCTGATGAAGCAGCAGGAGCAGATCGACCTGTTGTTGAAGCTGGTGCGCGAGCGGGGCGACTGA
- the typA gene encoding translational GTPase TypA: MSIEFLRNIAIVAHVDHGKTTLVDQLLKQSGTLNERTVLAERVMDSNDQEKERGITILAKNTAITWEDKKKGVKNRINIVDTPGHADFGGEVERVLSMVDTVLILVDAMDGPMPQTRFVTQKAFAMGFKPIVVVNKVDRPGARPEWVVEQVWDLFAKLGATDEQMEFPIVYASALNGYASLDENAREGDMTPLYEAIMQHAPKPDVDPEGPFQMRISQLDYNNFVGVIGIGRIQRGTLKKGMPVAVIDREGKKRQGKVVQVLGFLGLERIEQDTAEAGDIVAIAGIPELTISDTVTALDTPEALPPLSVDEPMISMTFQVNNSPFVGHKDLSGGKFLTSRQLRERLDREKVHNVALRVEDGSDADKFLVSGRGELHLSVLIENMRREGYELAVSRPEVILKDIDGQKMEPIEELVIDIEEQHQGGVMERLGIRKGDLKNMVSDGNGRVRLEYEIPARGLIGFQNQFKTLTQGSGLLFHVFKHYGAYTPAPIAKRQNGVMIANAPGTTPAYSLGPLQERGKLFAAEGDSVYEGQLIGIHAKDNDLTVNAIKPKPLTNMRASGKDDAIQLTPATKFTLEQALDFIDDDELVEVTPKEIRLRKKHLTENDRKKASRGG; the protein is encoded by the coding sequence ATGTCCATCGAATTCCTGCGCAATATCGCCATCGTCGCCCACGTCGACCATGGCAAGACCACCCTCGTCGACCAGCTGCTGAAGCAGTCGGGCACGCTCAACGAGCGCACCGTGCTCGCCGAGCGCGTCATGGATTCGAACGACCAGGAAAAGGAGCGTGGCATCACGATCCTGGCCAAGAACACGGCCATCACCTGGGAAGACAAGAAGAAGGGCGTCAAGAACCGCATCAACATCGTCGACACCCCGGGGCATGCTGACTTCGGTGGCGAAGTCGAGCGCGTGCTGTCGATGGTCGATACCGTGCTGATCCTCGTCGATGCGATGGACGGCCCGATGCCGCAGACCCGCTTCGTGACCCAGAAGGCCTTCGCCATGGGCTTCAAGCCCATCGTGGTCGTCAACAAGGTTGACCGCCCGGGTGCGCGTCCGGAGTGGGTGGTCGAGCAGGTGTGGGATCTCTTCGCCAAGCTCGGCGCCACCGATGAGCAGATGGAATTCCCGATCGTTTACGCCTCGGCGCTGAACGGTTACGCCTCGCTGGACGAGAACGCCCGCGAAGGCGACATGACCCCGCTGTATGAAGCGATCATGCAGCACGCGCCGAAGCCGGACGTGGATCCGGAAGGCCCGTTCCAGATGCGCATCAGCCAGCTGGACTACAACAACTTCGTCGGCGTCATCGGCATCGGCCGCATCCAGCGCGGCACCCTGAAGAAGGGCATGCCGGTCGCCGTGATCGACCGTGAAGGCAAGAAGCGCCAGGGCAAGGTTGTCCAGGTGCTGGGCTTCCTCGGCCTCGAGCGCATCGAGCAGGACACCGCCGAGGCGGGCGACATCGTCGCCATCGCCGGCATCCCCGAGCTGACCATCTCCGATACCGTCACCGCGCTGGATACCCCGGAAGCGCTGCCGCCGCTGAGCGTCGACGAGCCGATGATCAGCATGACCTTCCAGGTGAACAACTCGCCGTTCGTGGGTCACAAGGATCTCTCCGGCGGCAAGTTCCTCACCAGCCGCCAGCTGCGTGAGCGCCTGGACCGCGAGAAGGTGCACAACGTGGCCCTGCGCGTGGAAGACGGCTCCGACGCCGACAAGTTCCTGGTCTCGGGCCGTGGCGAACTGCACCTGTCGGTGCTGATCGAGAACATGCGCCGCGAAGGCTACGAGCTGGCCGTGTCGCGCCCGGAAGTCATCCTCAAGGATATCGACGGCCAGAAGATGGAGCCGATCGAAGAGCTGGTGATCGACATCGAAGAGCAGCACCAGGGCGGCGTGATGGAGCGTCTGGGCATCCGCAAGGGCGACCTGAAGAACATGGTGTCCGACGGCAATGGCCGCGTGCGCCTTGAGTACGAAATCCCGGCGCGCGGCCTGATCGGCTTCCAGAACCAGTTCAAGACCCTCACCCAGGGTTCGGGCCTGCTGTTCCACGTGTTCAAGCACTACGGTGCGTACACCCCGGCACCGATCGCCAAGCGCCAGAACGGCGTGATGATCGCGAACGCCCCGGGCACCACCCCGGCCTACTCGCTTGGGCCGCTGCAGGAGCGTGGCAAGCTGTTCGCCGCTGAAGGTGATTCGGTGTACGAAGGCCAGCTGATCGGCATCCACGCGAAGGACAACGACCTGACCGTGAACGCGATCAAGCCGAAGCCGCTGACCAACATGCGCGCCTCGGGCAAGGACGATGCGATCCAGCTGACCCCGGCCACGAAGTTCACGCTGGAGCAGGCACTGGACTTCATCGACGATGACGAGCTGGTCGAAGTCACGCCGAAGGAGATCCGCCTCCGCAAGAAGCACCTGACGGAAAACGATCGCAAGAAGGCTTCGCGCGGCGGTTAA
- a CDS encoding pilin gives MIARRTVLLGAAISAALGLVACHKKEEAPSADPQAVAAAQASLSSPAWLRQHLPAQTVAYLRIPSPWGMLNAVPNGRPLDAALSAKAHLDAIAQIRDALAKDKLLADLKLAPALNLLLGDVRSPIEIALVDPLGIPSPSSRMMATALVDFPSVDALNARLASLAGDEKLLSAPLDAEGNGMLAGGSAAVHFDVAQHRLWLASAVPVGKNEPMDAHTLTGLAADIYKANAATVPPLLTALEARIDTSGEGFFGWVTVRGVGAVAAAQAGDSPLGKLPADFASKADAIAFGAGTVNGRGQLQLLIHSPQARLLQYLAPTSFAPTFKTVGDAHWAFTLAAPTAGAWKAMDANINLDFGPDGAKKIREFGATLQKRLHMAPTDYFSWFGPEYIFFADDAGTYTAVRVRDWKAWHDRIAQNAQFGWKTGTTKVDGEEVHWMTAPNGADDVLQPNTPPELQNLMRVVARTGGRAWWTEEGDWAIFAKVPQALSDRSAAGPSASMEDWFKAHAFQGQRTVAGFAATSHGAQRDAYYTYLSILQAMTGVAGSDGDIAALPSAHTLGLPDKGVIGAGLEVDKETLALSVTYEQSPVELAGAGGGATGMATVATAAIIAAIAIPQYQVYTIRSQVGAAAASMGAVKVAVTEHRLATGKFPANNAAAGLGKPETLSDNFLGSIEIGPGGEIVGTFDTTPPHKTNAKLEGGQLIMTPTVEGKTIQWSCSAEGIDPKYLPPSCQDAPIEP, from the coding sequence ATGATTGCCCGTCGTACCGTGCTGCTTGGCGCAGCCATTTCCGCCGCTTTGGGCCTGGTGGCCTGCCACAAGAAGGAAGAGGCGCCCAGCGCTGATCCGCAGGCCGTGGCCGCCGCGCAGGCGTCGCTTTCGTCACCGGCATGGCTGCGCCAGCACCTGCCTGCGCAGACGGTCGCTTACCTGCGCATCCCCTCGCCATGGGGCATGCTCAACGCCGTGCCGAATGGCCGGCCGCTCGATGCGGCGCTATCGGCAAAAGCGCACCTCGATGCGATCGCGCAGATCCGGGACGCGCTGGCGAAGGACAAGCTGCTCGCCGACCTGAAACTCGCGCCTGCGCTCAACCTCCTGCTTGGCGATGTGCGTTCACCCATCGAGATCGCCCTGGTCGATCCGCTCGGCATCCCGTCGCCTTCGTCGCGGATGATGGCCACGGCGCTGGTCGATTTCCCGAGCGTGGATGCGCTGAATGCGCGCCTGGCCAGCCTGGCCGGTGACGAGAAGCTGCTATCGGCACCGCTCGATGCCGAGGGTAACGGCATGCTGGCCGGTGGCTCGGCGGCCGTGCATTTCGATGTGGCCCAGCACCGGCTGTGGCTCGCCAGTGCCGTGCCGGTCGGCAAGAACGAACCTATGGATGCACATACCCTGACCGGCCTGGCTGCGGACATCTACAAGGCCAACGCGGCCACGGTGCCGCCCCTGCTCACTGCGCTTGAAGCGCGGATCGACACCAGCGGTGAAGGCTTCTTCGGCTGGGTAACTGTCCGCGGCGTCGGTGCCGTCGCCGCGGCGCAGGCGGGCGATTCCCCGCTCGGCAAGCTGCCCGCTGACTTCGCCTCCAAGGCCGATGCCATCGCGTTCGGCGCGGGCACGGTCAACGGCCGCGGCCAGCTCCAGTTGCTGATCCACTCGCCGCAGGCGCGCCTGCTGCAGTACCTCGCCCCCACCTCCTTCGCGCCGACGTTCAAGACAGTGGGCGATGCGCATTGGGCTTTCACCCTCGCCGCGCCTACCGCCGGGGCCTGGAAGGCAATGGATGCCAACATCAACCTCGATTTCGGCCCGGACGGGGCGAAGAAGATCCGCGAGTTCGGCGCCACGCTGCAGAAGCGCCTGCACATGGCGCCGACGGATTACTTCAGCTGGTTTGGCCCCGAATACATCTTCTTCGCCGATGACGCGGGTACCTACACGGCCGTGCGCGTGCGCGACTGGAAGGCCTGGCACGATCGCATCGCCCAGAACGCCCAGTTCGGGTGGAAGACCGGCACCACCAAGGTCGATGGCGAGGAAGTGCACTGGATGACCGCACCCAACGGTGCGGACGACGTGCTGCAGCCGAATACCCCGCCGGAACTGCAGAACCTCATGCGCGTCGTAGCCCGCACGGGCGGCCGCGCATGGTGGACCGAGGAAGGCGACTGGGCAATCTTCGCCAAGGTGCCCCAGGCCCTTTCCGATCGCTCGGCGGCCGGCCCCAGCGCCTCCATGGAGGACTGGTTCAAGGCCCACGCCTTCCAGGGCCAGCGCACGGTGGCCGGCTTTGCCGCCACCAGCCACGGTGCCCAGCGCGATGCGTACTACACCTACCTGTCCATCCTGCAGGCGATGACTGGCGTGGCCGGCTCGGATGGCGATATCGCCGCCCTGCCCTCGGCCCACACCCTGGGCTTGCCCGACAAGGGCGTAATCGGTGCCGGGCTGGAGGTCGACAAGGAAACGCTGGCCCTGTCGGTCACCTACGAGCAGTCCCCGGTTGAACTGGCCGGTGCCGGTGGCGGCGCCACGGGCATGGCCACGGTCGCCACGGCGGCGATCATCGCGGCCATCGCGATCCCGCAGTACCAGGTCTATACGATCCGGAGCCAGGTCGGCGCCGCCGCGGCGTCCATGGGCGCCGTGAAGGTCGCTGTCACCGAGCACCGCCTGGCTACCGGCAAGTTCCCCGCGAACAACGCGGCGGCGGGGCTGGGTAAGCCCGAGACGCTCAGCGATAACTTCCTGGGCAGCATCGAAATTGGCCCCGGCGGCGAGATCGTGGGTACCTTCGACACCACGCCGCCCCACAAGACCAACGCCAAGCTCGAGGGCGGCCAGCTGATCATGACGCCCACGGTCGAAGGCAAGACCATCCAATGGAGTTGCTCGGCCGAGGGTATCGACCCGAAATACCTGCCGCCCAGCTGCCAGGACGCCCCAATCGAGCCCTAA
- a CDS encoding D-(-)-3-hydroxybutyrate oligomer hydrolase, translating into MTDTFGEVRVTLHRGDDDLLTAGLGLRGLAGVPARFVSPAAPTAGELRRRSIQSSWRGIADLGPLGGFGSVYGDVPDVPGREFTTFAWLHGARHPHRVLAQIPDAFDKQARCLVVAASSGSRGIYGPVALAGGWGLPRGCAVVYTDKGTGAGYFDPADGTGVTLDGTRAKAGDAVLEFEPKGVPRDAGVAAKHAHSGDHPEAEWGRHVLQAARFGLAMLDRAYPDEAPFTPQNTRIIATGLSNGGGAVLRAAGDDAEGLLSAVVALEPNIHIEGHGRPFYDYATEAALLLPAALSAPEFDDVPFARAGMATPPAWVLRGAALRAHGKLSGNTPQAQAAEALSMLRASGWRDEALKVAASSTWLDLWRSVTVAYASSYLRREAGDMPCGFSYEAQRIGGVTTPADAIVRAAWWADGSGVPPHAGITLAGGMDLSLDPTLPGCLCLRDLWTGQGEDAQKLREGVAATAAAMPREDLPILVVHGTDDGLIPVSFSAEPYVAWLRAHGRSPVFWKVPYAQHFDAFLAFPDFGDRHAPLLPFGYAALDRAWAHLTTGRALPEDALVRDTQPRGPGPLTAKTLALPPG; encoded by the coding sequence GTGACCGATACGTTTGGCGAAGTGCGGGTGACCCTTCATCGCGGCGATGACGACCTGCTGACTGCGGGTCTTGGTTTGCGAGGACTTGCAGGTGTGCCGGCGAGGTTCGTATCGCCTGCCGCGCCTACCGCAGGAGAACTGCGCCGCCGATCCATCCAGAGCAGCTGGCGAGGCATCGCGGATCTGGGCCCACTTGGCGGGTTCGGTAGCGTGTACGGTGATGTCCCCGACGTTCCCGGCCGCGAGTTCACCACGTTCGCATGGCTACACGGCGCGCGTCATCCACACCGCGTGCTCGCCCAGATACCGGATGCCTTCGACAAGCAAGCGCGTTGCCTGGTCGTCGCCGCATCGTCGGGCTCGCGCGGTATCTACGGGCCAGTGGCGCTGGCGGGTGGCTGGGGATTGCCGCGTGGTTGCGCGGTGGTCTACACGGACAAGGGCACGGGGGCGGGTTATTTCGATCCGGCTGATGGCACGGGCGTGACGCTTGACGGTACGCGCGCGAAGGCGGGCGACGCCGTCCTGGAGTTCGAGCCCAAGGGTGTGCCGCGCGATGCGGGCGTGGCGGCCAAGCATGCCCATTCGGGCGATCACCCGGAGGCGGAATGGGGTAGGCACGTCCTGCAGGCTGCGCGGTTCGGTCTGGCGATGCTCGATCGTGCGTATCCGGATGAGGCGCCCTTCACGCCACAAAACACGCGCATCATCGCGACGGGCCTTTCAAACGGCGGCGGCGCGGTATTACGCGCCGCTGGTGACGATGCCGAAGGCTTGCTTTCCGCGGTCGTCGCGCTGGAGCCGAACATCCACATCGAAGGCCATGGCCGCCCCTTCTATGATTACGCCACCGAGGCGGCGTTGCTGCTTCCTGCCGCTCTATCCGCGCCCGAGTTTGACGATGTGCCCTTCGCGAGAGCCGGGATGGCCACGCCACCCGCATGGGTGCTGCGCGGCGCCGCGCTGCGTGCGCACGGCAAGCTTTCAGGTAACACGCCGCAGGCGCAAGCGGCGGAAGCACTGTCGATGCTCCGTGCATCGGGGTGGCGCGACGAGGCGCTGAAGGTTGCAGCTTCATCCACCTGGCTGGACCTGTGGCGCTCGGTCACCGTGGCCTATGCATCCTCGTACCTGCGCCGGGAGGCGGGCGACATGCCTTGTGGGTTTTCGTACGAGGCGCAGCGCATCGGCGGCGTCACCACGCCTGCCGACGCGATCGTCCGCGCGGCCTGGTGGGCCGACGGGTCTGGCGTACCTCCCCATGCCGGCATCACCCTGGCGGGAGGCATGGATCTCTCGCTCGACCCGACCCTGCCGGGTTGCCTGTGCCTGCGCGACTTGTGGACGGGGCAGGGCGAGGATGCTCAAAAACTAAGGGAAGGCGTGGCTGCCACGGCCGCCGCCATGCCGCGCGAGGATTTGCCCATCCTGGTGGTCCACGGCACCGACGATGGCCTGATCCCGGTCAGCTTCAGCGCCGAGCCCTACGTGGCCTGGCTCCGTGCCCATGGCCGCTCCCCGGTATTCTGGAAAGTCCCCTACGCCCAGCACTTCGATGCCTTCTTGGCCTTCCCAGATTTCGGCGACCGCCATGCCCCGTTGCTGCCTTTCGGCTATGCCGCGCTTGACCGGGCCTGGGCGCACCTGACCACCGGCCGCGCCCTCCCGGAAGACGCCCTGGTCCGCGATACCCAGCCCCGTGGCCCCGGGCCGCTTACCGCCAAGACCCTGGCCTTGCCGCCAGGCTAA
- a CDS encoding peptidylprolyl isomerase: MTINVTMKTNKGDIHLRLHDDKTPMTVANFVNLAKRGYYDGLSFHRVIADFMIQGGCPEGSGRGGPGYRFGDEFDSSLKHDKPGILSMANAGPGTNGSQFFITHGPTPWLDGKHSVFGEIVGAEDQAVVDAIRQEDTINKVEVSGDVDALLEKQAAKVKEWNTVLDAR; this comes from the coding sequence ATGACCATTAACGTCACCATGAAGACCAATAAGGGCGACATCCACCTGCGCCTGCACGACGACAAGACCCCGATGACGGTGGCCAACTTCGTGAACCTGGCCAAGCGTGGTTACTACGACGGTCTGTCGTTCCACCGCGTCATTGCCGATTTCATGATCCAGGGTGGCTGCCCGGAAGGTTCCGGCCGCGGTGGCCCGGGTTACCGTTTTGGCGACGAGTTCGACAGCAGCCTGAAGCACGACAAGCCGGGCATCCTCTCGATGGCCAATGCCGGCCCGGGCACCAATGGCTCGCAGTTCTTCATCACCCACGGCCCGACCCCGTGGCTGGATGGCAAGCACAGCGTCTTCGGTGAAATCGTGGGTGCGGAAGACCAGGCCGTGGTCGATGCCATCCGCCAGGAAGACACCATCAATAAGGTGGAAGTGTCCGGCGACGTGGACGCCCTGCTCGAGAAGCAGGCCGCCAAGGTCAAGGAGTGGAACACGGTGCTGGACGCTCGCTAA
- a CDS encoding pyridoxal phosphate-dependent aminotransferase produces the protein MPQLAKRMGRAKPSAIMVIAEKAKRLKAEGRDIVSFSIGVPNFLPGEHVYAAAREALAKDSGQYGSNRGADALVNAFLKHIEALGLTGYKPENVSTGVGAKQILYNLAEALLDEGDEIAFPAPYWTSYLDIAEIVGAKINILPCPPEQHYKLTPAQLEEALQRKPRVFLFNNPSNPTGMVYTRDEIAALADVIVKYPETWVITDDIYNTMVFDGVGYHNFVHVRPELKDRVIFVDSLSKTYGMPGWRVGFIAAPAEVAKAVTTLNSNHITSLPEVVTAAAVAALAGPQDVPEQKCIEFAAKRDRVYNALVSIPGVVCPRPQGAFYAFPDISVAFGKQHNGVAITDDVTFCAALLEAKGVACVPGSAFGEPRALRISYSCPDEALDKGMARIVEFFAELN, from the coding sequence ATGCCGCAGCTCGCCAAGCGTATGGGTCGCGCCAAGCCCAGTGCGATCATGGTTATTGCCGAGAAGGCCAAGCGCCTGAAAGCCGAGGGGCGCGACATCGTCAGCTTCTCGATCGGCGTCCCCAACTTCCTCCCCGGCGAGCACGTCTACGCCGCCGCCCGCGAGGCGCTGGCGAAGGATTCCGGCCAGTACGGCAGCAACCGCGGCGCCGATGCCCTGGTCAACGCCTTCCTCAAGCACATCGAAGCCCTGGGCCTCACCGGCTATAAGCCGGAGAACGTCAGCACGGGCGTCGGTGCCAAGCAGATCCTGTACAACCTGGCCGAAGCCCTGCTCGATGAAGGCGATGAAATCGCTTTCCCGGCCCCGTACTGGACCAGCTACCTCGATATCGCCGAGATCGTCGGGGCGAAGATCAACATCCTGCCGTGCCCGCCCGAGCAGCACTACAAGCTCACCCCGGCACAGCTCGAAGAGGCCCTGCAGCGCAAGCCGCGCGTGTTCCTCTTCAACAACCCCTCCAACCCCACCGGTATGGTCTACACGCGCGATGAAATCGCCGCGCTGGCCGATGTGATCGTGAAGTACCCGGAAACCTGGGTGATCACCGATGACATCTACAACACCATGGTGTTCGATGGCGTGGGTTACCACAACTTCGTGCACGTGCGCCCGGAGCTGAAGGACCGCGTGATCTTCGTCGATTCGCTGTCGAAGACCTACGGCATGCCGGGCTGGCGCGTGGGCTTCATCGCCGCGCCTGCCGAGGTCGCCAAGGCGGTCACCACGCTCAACTCCAACCACATCACCAGCCTGCCTGAAGTCGTCACCGCCGCCGCGGTGGCCGCCCTTGCGGGTCCGCAGGATGTGCCCGAGCAGAAGTGCATTGAGTTCGCCGCCAAGCGCGATCGCGTCTACAACGCGCTGGTGTCCATTCCCGGCGTGGTCTGCCCGCGTCCGCAGGGCGCGTTCTACGCGTTCCCGGATATCTCGGTGGCCTTCGGCAAGCAGCACAACGGCGTCGCCATTACCGATGACGTCACCTTCTGTGCCGCGCTGCTGGAAGCCAAGGGCGTGGCCTGCGTGCCGGGTTCCGCCTTCGGCGAGCCGCGCGCGCTGCGCATTTCCTATTCCTGCCCGGATGAGGCACTCGACAAGGGCATGGCCCGCATCGTCGAGTTCTTCGCCGAGCTGAACTGA
- a CDS encoding malate dehydrogenase, with the protein MKAPVRVAVTGAAGQIGYALLFRIAAGDMLGPDQPVILHLLEITPALPALQGVVMELNDCAFPTLAGVVATDDLNVAFKDVDYALLVGARPRGPGMERKDLLEANGAIFGPQGKALNDHAKRDVRVLVVGNPANTNALIAQQNAPDLDPKCFTAMVRLDHNRALSQLAEKTGTHSTDIKKLTIWGNHSSTQYPDLHTTTVKGKPALEQVDQAWYEGDFIPTVQQRGAAIIKARGASSAASAASAAIDHMRDWTLGTAEGDWVSMAIPSDGSYGVEPGVIFGYPVTVKDGKYAIVQGLAINAFSQARIDATEKELREERAGVEHLFAK; encoded by the coding sequence ATGAAAGCACCCGTTCGCGTTGCCGTCACCGGCGCAGCCGGCCAGATCGGCTATGCCCTCCTGTTCCGTATCGCCGCCGGCGACATGCTGGGCCCGGACCAGCCGGTGATCCTGCACCTGCTCGAAATCACCCCGGCGCTGCCGGCCCTGCAGGGCGTGGTGATGGAGCTCAACGATTGCGCCTTCCCGACGCTGGCCGGCGTGGTCGCCACCGATGACCTCAACGTTGCTTTCAAGGACGTGGATTACGCCCTGCTCGTCGGCGCGCGTCCGCGCGGCCCGGGCATGGAGCGCAAGGATCTGCTCGAAGCGAACGGCGCCATCTTCGGTCCGCAGGGCAAGGCCCTGAACGATCACGCCAAGCGTGACGTGCGCGTGCTGGTGGTCGGTAACCCGGCCAACACCAATGCGCTGATCGCCCAGCAGAACGCCCCGGACCTGGATCCGAAGTGCTTCACCGCCATGGTGCGCCTGGACCACAACCGCGCCCTGTCGCAGCTGGCCGAGAAGACCGGCACGCACAGCACCGATATCAAGAAGCTCACCATCTGGGGCAACCACAGCTCCACCCAGTACCCGGACCTGCACACCACCACGGTGAAGGGCAAGCCGGCGCTGGAGCAGGTCGACCAGGCGTGGTACGAGGGTGACTTCATCCCGACCGTGCAGCAGCGCGGCGCGGCCATCATCAAGGCCCGTGGCGCCTCGTCGGCCGCGTCGGCCGCGTCGGCCGCCATCGATCACATGCGTGACTGGACCCTCGGCACCGCCGAAGGCGACTGGGTCTCCATGGCGATCCCGTCGGATGGTTCGTACGGCGTCGAGCCGGGCGTCATCTTTGGCTACCCGGTCACCGTGAAGGATGGCAAGTACGCGATCGTGCAGGGCCTGGCGATCAATGCGTTCTCGCAGGCGCGTATCGACGCGACCGAAAAGGAATTGCGCGAAGAGCGCGCCGGCGTCGAGCACCTGTTCGCCAAATAA